The Mesorhizobium sp. M3A.F.Ca.ET.080.04.2.1 genome contains the following window.
ATCGAACCCACTTCGATCGCATCGACCCGCTTCAGGCTCATGCCGATGACCGGGACCAGTTGCTTGTTGACGCGTACCGCCACCGTCACGGTCATCGAGTTGTCGCCGGGGATACGGGCCTGCATGACGCCATTCAACTGATTGCGGTTGATGGTGAAGACGACCTTCTGCGGATCGACGACGTTGCCGCCGATGATGTCGAGCCCGTTCCCGGACGAGCCGCCCATGAAGTTGCCCTTGTAGCCTTCGCGGCCCCTGCGCTCGACGGTCGCCGACATCTTTTGGGTGAAGACGCCGACCCGACAGTCGCCGTCGAGCGTCATGCCGACCTTGCCGTCAGGCGTCGAGCCGTTGAAATTGCAGGTGAATTTGGTGCCCTTGTACTTGCCGGCGATGATCTCGCCCGGGCCGACCCATTTGCCTTCGACCGAGCGGAAAAACTGCTTGTCCGGCTCTGCCCCGAAAGCCTTTCCGGCTATGCCGAGTGGCGCGGCGAGCGCAACCATCGCGGGCAGGATGCAAGACAAGATTACGCTTTTCATGGACGACACCCGGCACGACAGAGTCTGTTCTTGGAACAGAAACGACCATGAAGAAGATTGGTTAATGCTTCGTCACTGTCGACGGTTTTCGCATTTACCCTATGGCTCTACCTGACTGTCCCTTCGCGACGCAAATGAAGTGAGCGCCGAAACGAAATCGCCAAGCCCAGGTCGTTTCGCCGCGATGAACGGCAGCGGACGCGCCGTCTCCATTGCCGCGATGCCGATGCGCGCCGTCATCATGCCGTTGACGACACCTTCGCCAAGCTTTGCCGAGAGTTTTGCTGCAAGCCCGTGGCCGACGATCTGCTGCACGAAACTGTCGCCGACGGCGATCGATCCCGTGACCGCGAGATGGGCCAGAACGCCGCGCGCCAGCCGAAAGAAGCCGAGCGTGCCAGGGCGGCCGCCATAGAGTTCGGACAGGCGCCGTATCAATCGCCCCGCCTCGAACACGACATAGGCGACATCGACGAGGGCGCGGGGGCTGACAGCCGTCACAAGCGACACGCGCTTGGCGGCTTCGAGGATCATCACCTTGGCGCGGGCGTCGAGCGGCGCCAAAATCTCGGTCTCGGCGAGCCGCACCAGATTGCCGCCGTCGATGATTTCGCCGCGCAATTCGGCAAGCGAGCGACGGCCGGCCGCGGTCTCGGGCTTCGCTGCCACAAAGGCCGAGAGTTCGTCGACCAAAGCGCGCGCAGCCTTGGGGTCGTCGCGCGCGACGGCGTCGAGGGCGCGCTTCTGCAGCTTCTCAACCTCGGCGAGACGCGCGATGGCCATGAATTCGCGAATAAGGATCACGAGCAGCGACAGAAGCGCGATAGCCGCCGTGCCGGCCGCCAGCCATCCAAGCCATTCAGCGCGTGCGAACAAGTCACGGATGAGGCGGTCGGTCCACAAGCCGACCGCGAGCGAGACCAGCACGCCGAAGGCACCGAAGAACAGGCGAGCGAGCAGGGACCGTTTTCTTGGCCCAGTTGCCGGCGGTGGCGCGGCCTGCTGGATATCGGGCTCGTCGAACACGTCGGTTTCGGAAGGAATGACCACCGCGACATCCGGCCTGGCGGTGCGCGGCCTGCGTGCCGGCTGCTCCTCGGCGCGATGCTTCTGCGGCGGCGCCTGTGTTGGTGCTGCCTCGGGCTCGATACGGAAGGCCGCGGGTTTGCGGGGCGCGGTCATGCCAGATGATCTCCGATCAGAAACTGCAGCGCGCGGTCGAGACGGATATGCGGCAGCGAAAGCGTCGCGCCTTCGGCCGTACGTTCCAGCTTTGGCGGCCGAAAGCGCACGAAGCGAATCGCTGGTTCGTTGCTTTCGGCATGCGGTCCGGAGAGGTCGAACACCGTGTCGACTTTCTCCGGCAAATCGCCTGGAAATATGGCGGTTTCGGTCTTCCCGTCGAATATCTCGCCGTTGATTTTTTCCCCTTTCAGCGGCGTGCCGATGATTACCGGGAGTGTTTCGCGCCCCTGCTTGACCGTTCCTTCTCCGGTCGAGCGTATCGCCGCCATGGCGGCTACGTCGACTTCAGCGCCGCTGAAATTCGCGCGCGCCACCGCCCGGTCGGCCAAACGGCGCACGATCGCCTGCAGCCGGTCATGGCTTTCGTGATGCAGGTGGTCGGCCTTGGTCGCCGCCACCAGGATGCGGTCGATGCGCCTTGAAAACAGGTCGGTGACGAAGTTGCCCCGGCCAGGCCGGAAACAGGACAGGATTTCGGTAACCGCGCGTTCGAGGTCAGCCATCGCGGCGGGACCGGCATTCAGCGCCTGCAGGGCGTCGATCAGCACGATCTGTCGGTCGAGGCGGGTGATGTGCTCGCGAAAGAACGGCTTTACGACATGCGTCTTGTAAGCCTCGTAGCGACGCTCCATCATCGCCAGCAGCGATCCGGAACGCGGCCGCCGATCGGACAGCTTCATCAGCGGCGCGAAGGTGAGCGCCGGCGAGCCTTCCAAATCGCCGGGCATCAGGAAACGGCCGGGCGGAAGCGTCGACAGCGCACGCTCGTCGAGCTTGCAGGCCTTGAGGTAAGCGGCGAAGCTCTCCGCAAGCCGGCGCGCTGTCATCTCGTCGGCATCGGCGTCGGGGTCGATCGTCGAGGCCAGCTCGCGCCAGGCCTGCGAAAGGTCGGCGCGGACCGGAAGGGTGGCCAGTTCCACCGCCTCACGCGAAAACTCGGCGAAGGATTTGCCGAGCAGCGGCAGATCGAGCAGCCACTCGCCGGGATAGTCGACGATATCGAGCGACAATTTTCCGGCCGAAAACAGGCGATTCCAGCCGGAGGCCGACTCATACTCGATGGTGAGCCTGAGTTCGGAGATGGCGCGCGTCGAGGCCGGCCAGACGCGATCTTTGACGAGAGCCGCGACATGGTCCTCGTATTGGAAGCGGGGAACGGCATCGTCCGGCTGTTGCTCGAGGAAGGCGCGGGCGATGCGGCCCGACTTCTGTGCCTCGAACAGCGGCAGCCGTCCGCCATGGATGAGGTTGTGGACCAGCGCGGAGATGAACACGGTTTTGCCGGCACGGGAAAGCCCGGTGACGCCCAGGCGCAGCGAGGGAGAGAAGAGCCCCGCGGCACGGCCCGACAGCGTGTCGAGCGCAATTTTCGCCTCGTCGGCAAGAGTGGTCAGCGATGATGCCAAAAACAGATCCCTGGACTTGGAGCGGCCAGGATCGCAGATACGCTCCAAGTATTTGTTTTCACGCAATTGCGGGTGGAAAACCGCTGCGCAGTTTTCCTGGAATTTGCCATAGTCAGGCCCCGATATAGGCGCTGGAGCCGTCGTTTGGAATGGCCTCAGAGATCGGCAGGCGTCAGAAAGGCTTCGAGAAAGCCGCTGCCCCGGTCTGCTTCGGCGAGATTGCCTGGAAAGCGCACCACGGCCAAGCCGGAGGTAGGAAAACCGTAGTTGAGCAGCCCGCGCGCGGCCTCCTCGCCGTCGCCCGAAACCGCGATGGCGAGGTCTTCCGTCATCGGGTTGTGTCCGATCACCAGAAGCGAGCCGGCGCTCCCGTTCTTGCGGATGATGTCGAGATAGCCAGCCGCGTCCTCGCTGTAGAGCGTGTCGAAGAACAGCACCCGGCCGAGGTCGGTCCGGCCCGCAAGTCCTTCTAGCGTCTGCCTGGCCCGCTTGGCATTGGAGCAAAGCGTGACATCGGGCACGTAGTTGCGGGTGCGCATGGCGTCGCCCATCGCCTCGGCATCGGCGATACCGGATTCGTCGAGCGGACGGTCGAAGTCGCGCACCCCGGGCAGCGCCCAACCGGCCTTTGCATGCCTAAACAGATAAAGTCTGCTCAACCGGACCCCCATCATGCGCATGGGCAAGCGTTTCGCGATTAGTCACCAGAAAGTCGCCGCGCACAATGGCCGGCACCCCCCAACCACAACGAATCATGGATGAATTCGCCGCCGGTCATTCAACAAA
Protein-coding sequences here:
- a CDS encoding YcjF family protein — encoded protein: MTAPRKPAAFRIEPEAAPTQAPPQKHRAEEQPARRPRTARPDVAVVIPSETDVFDEPDIQQAAPPPATGPRKRSLLARLFFGAFGVLVSLAVGLWTDRLIRDLFARAEWLGWLAAGTAAIALLSLLVILIREFMAIARLAEVEKLQKRALDAVARDDPKAARALVDELSAFVAAKPETAAGRRSLAELRGEIIDGGNLVRLAETEILAPLDARAKVMILEAAKRVSLVTAVSPRALVDVAYVVFEAGRLIRRLSELYGGRPGTLGFFRLARGVLAHLAVTGSIAVGDSFVQQIVGHGLAAKLSAKLGEGVVNGMMTARIGIAAMETARPLPFIAAKRPGLGDFVSALTSFASRRDSQVEP
- a CDS encoding histidine phosphatase family protein; amino-acid sequence: MSRLYLFRHAKAGWALPGVRDFDRPLDESGIADAEAMGDAMRTRNYVPDVTLCSNAKRARQTLEGLAGRTDLGRVLFFDTLYSEDAAGYLDIIRKNGSAGSLLVIGHNPMTEDLAIAVSGDGEEAARGLLNYGFPTSGLAVVRFPGNLAEADRGSGFLEAFLTPADL
- a CDS encoding YcjX family protein — its product is MASSLTTLADEAKIALDTLSGRAAGLFSPSLRLGVTGLSRAGKTVFISALVHNLIHGGRLPLFEAQKSGRIARAFLEQQPDDAVPRFQYEDHVAALVKDRVWPASTRAISELRLTIEYESASGWNRLFSAGKLSLDIVDYPGEWLLDLPLLGKSFAEFSREAVELATLPVRADLSQAWRELASTIDPDADADEMTARRLAESFAAYLKACKLDERALSTLPPGRFLMPGDLEGSPALTFAPLMKLSDRRPRSGSLLAMMERRYEAYKTHVVKPFFREHITRLDRQIVLIDALQALNAGPAAMADLERAVTEILSCFRPGRGNFVTDLFSRRIDRILVAATKADHLHHESHDRLQAIVRRLADRAVARANFSGAEVDVAAMAAIRSTGEGTVKQGRETLPVIIGTPLKGEKINGEIFDGKTETAIFPGDLPEKVDTVFDLSGPHAESNEPAIRFVRFRPPKLERTAEGATLSLPHIRLDRALQFLIGDHLA